A stretch of the Oncorhynchus clarkii lewisi isolate Uvic-CL-2024 chromosome 9, UVic_Ocla_1.0, whole genome shotgun sequence genome encodes the following:
- the LOC139416574 gene encoding msx2-interacting protein-like isoform X3, with protein MVRETRHLWVGNLPENVREEKIIEHFKRYGRVESVKVLPKRGSEGGVAAFVDFVDIKSAQKAHNSINKMGDRDLRTDYNEPGTIPSAVRGLDNSLSLGSRGRDVSGFTRVAGDLVYVPPALLHSREGRYERRLDGTAESRDRAYDNNAYGHHERAGSSFDRQRHYDSDYYRDTRERMLNTGSGTTSGGVGAGSAGVGGGVVGTCVSACGTGGGAGTVAGGSGGSSSVGVGYYRSHSRSPSHFDTPEPQYDTRAREPFILGSIDHRDLYQEEQGRHGDRSYHDSRSLSPHSSHSRNLSPQRFASPASWPPRSHSGTGSRSRSSSSNSVSSTSSSTSGSSDSSSSSSDDSPARSVQSAAVPAPSALALSAVDKDEPRKSFGVKVQNLPVRSTDTSLKDGLFHEFKKYGKVTSVQIHGALEERYGLVFFRQQEDQEKALGASKGKLFFGMQIEVIIWNGPETESENEYRPLDERIDEFHPKATRTLFIGNLEKTTSYHDLLNIFQRFGEIVDIDIKKVNGAPQYAFLQYCDIGSVCKAITKMDGEYLCNNRLKLGFGKSMPTTCVWLDGLASNITEQYLTRHFCRYGHVVKVVFDRPKGMALILYKNIEYAQAAVKETKGWKIGGNKIKVDFANQESQMAFYRSMQASGQDIRDFYEILSEGSDERRPQYEFAIERPFFDNNVRTPGGALIEDPRRKLPARSRESYTEWDPYQGDFYDPRYFDDPCEYRDHRDPYEQDIRKYSYLQRERERERFETDRERDHGRRTIEHSQSPSHPNRPVSPTVSPSLSERLPSDSDRRICCRSSEQSGSCSSLSPPRFDKPDKEHPDRYNKSDKPEKERSFEVERGIGGEKERRAGRKEKGEKEKGEKLRKFKLLSPSIPSPETDPELEREGSPGLRTKVSKFPPKEKEGSGKGQLDLPPCVVQLTRVKEKEGKSLGHAVLEKQKRGNDSIRLEPPSSDQNSPPFHIKPQKGDIIKHRKVPKDKNMARLVEVVENDVKMKAKIHMKAGPGFDGSNSLDVDRLAARKRRFEESMLKTDRLKRASQEVEECGRLGLRKPAEEENEGDKSLLQIGVHKKEHCKVKSERLVTVFSPKDKQESDIVSMGMGLGLSLELQSRLGEPTEDETDPLDPPCLKIEFWGSKIQRSSSLMKISDDGSLDQDAFKVQPQEDNGGQGVGLYKSRGETEERLESDIDHSQSCQKQMEQSQWLWQKLGEPDKSDKTESPQGSNTEDFERCSLLHEVGKSRQDVTHDSPSNKRKKSDSFNFDLLSAKRERHYRSSQELNEDLCRSVTAFSGSGHFSSNEVYASQLSQSVTNKETKDSPKKEDKVYSHVDSLKYSLDVTPNSLSSPNTEFPKSKTTLLGCDEELLQRWESGIKSDFLRMDMTFPSSIVKRESIRKRLVRELEPGEVQSDSDHDGENKNHSTKPNTSLSSILREREERLTDLNFSGSLEKNKFYSFALDKTITPDTKALLERAKSLSSSREDNWSFLDRDSCFASLHSRSDKEKAESAPRPIPSWYMKKKKIHTDSEGKLDAKKEDPKAEDQQRQELFASRFLHSSIFEQDSRRLQHLERKDPDPKSGFGRHLSKQDSVEGQPEPRGVDLQEPIVLFHSRFLELQQRKETSRDHFPPDIENVDVVDKSEGEVQNERQEGSSKVSEFMQKADIKSVGSSLILPISLFLPSPREILPQQEKEAVLTSSSEQTVSPIKEEKVEHNRDLSPPQSPPLVEIQPPSSIVITPLRSVLSEAEVKVEPREELCEPKVTTESNITVDHASFFDDKLPTPGASLSCFDVEASEFPCSASPKIEENMNMVKMEVQPRKPDSKDFDTPQKSEASHEVHMLVSEAEMKPAKPIRKQPKSKRAKPNVSETQILKPPETVVSEKPVTRKSERIDREKLKRSSSPRGEISSEPITKSPVHVLDPENESSLFLGRTRRRNVRSVYATPSEGEAQPPGKEVVEYSRATRKRGVDKEPVQQLQQDTLNTSTNTRRGRPSKSRRRGEDVSPVKGDTQKATEEDIDIKEPVNTGEGLRMSEGWHSPRMQKVQTAQVSSLTGTSVGRRASRVDKQSESATSTGEKSGDNTEEPEPKTKDESEEAGTLLEEAKQCLPTQKDKDLTNQIAKKLSEGDIDRIESTHVEKRQQSEKSGKVKAPRLTQNAKLVTEDKSHCLRNFEIRVSVDDVKGLLCSGEDESESFETTVKKAKPGTPDKEETRTQYLKEAAELSPEEREVLLDPEPPVDPAAALLARQMELERAVENIAKLTVEKPIQPYKEPPAEPRTPLPPVTVEMEGEKSANPASETELAAAIDSITAEDIPTDTDGFTAPPTYTALVPTPEPLVSLSADYVLEPEKHVIDPDPEMGVLIPSVKPLMPDAKASESSVSGASAQDDSPSPETLKITGKAVRAKTPKRSRGRKACINRKGETAEDVPEAETSPIKPTESIPEDMEIINSKAATATATVDVTCTMTVDTPKEAEQPAVEQPVPEESAFHASTKSPPHFKKLQLSAVAPALSSSLALKPYPTQLNVPPPHPGTMPVSPDWLPRSEESRIHATPAIQVNVVTPSAQAVTALGNQSANPPMPPDTKASDIDPSSSTLRKILMEPKYVSASNSNAIPTTVLTTTLTDIRMSENENSSDTMTAWNKHLKDRTSPLIPHPTFQKPSPLTETQQNFGEKIVHSVISSPTTSVISRIPMPYDTEEAPRISLSNRNAGLSLPKQKFGSSMNENNRYHGVDAAEDLNSRGWSVVESTPYNTDSSHGLRVNTSQGVVVLSYSGQKTEGPQRISAKISQIPPASAVDIEFQQSVSKSQIKQEPLTPSQPSTPKGPLTPTGYGHPGVLLTGQSYNFQPVISTIKQESPGSDKSESSYHTGLQGSTVMMIQPKMVQQPVTSPQVLMYKKGLGVESIPMLADMAKAHQTSNLSPIMNPHHPSLTGNRMSPSPSTPTDQSVPHLKQEPYSPRTTGHSPFAKVCPPSNSMSPHGSSMVLHPGMPEMSLYISSMHHPHPEQSVIMTPVSHSVTQSVSMGRLSHGEVRMNTPHLSGMNYGRRTDFLPSSHTGPPQRSNMPAVIRDMVVQSHVGPTRGASDCSVEEDIRHYHQGLCRSSTPQLQSDVMMMQAEKRRGLHHAGLCLDQYSMASRDIRDIRDMRILMHHQLGEHAIAEGRQSRTPEARATSISNISAASNSPLVGKGMTQMGKETPKPLEANMSHPPHTESSRIMGVHSSVPVMVSPHHHPQGVQLIHPGGAGSFPVYRDMRGFHSQFSSHSSMGFNLASRGITPSQDADLSHRGMLSQSLSAGSLGGGCETKSDNSHLRHTTSMDLSHMPRIQRDTISPSYTSPMSLSHKQELVLQKGPPVFMSSPPAAPLSGSSELRPEGKLGHSGYRSVDMVQLLTTYPIVWQGLMALKSDSVAVQLHFVSGNNVLAHHSLPPLEGGAPLRIAQRMRLEASQLEGVARRMMVENDYCLLLALPCGRDQEDVHSQTLLLKGGFITYLQKKQAAGIINVPNPGSNQPAYVVQIFPPCEFSESHLCRLAPDLLNSISSISPHLMIVIASV; from the exons CAGTGATTCCAGCAGTAGTTCGAGTGATGACTCCCCAGCACGTTCAGTTCAGTCTGCTGCCGTCCCTGCACCTTCAGCTCTGGCTTTATCTGCCGTTGACAAGGATGAGCCTCGAAAAAGTTTTGGTGTCAAGGTTCAGAATCTTCCTGTGCGTTCTACAG ATACAAGTCTGAAGGATGGCCTGTTCCATGAGTTCAAGAAGTATGGGAAGGTGACTTCTGTGCAAATCCATGGAGCTTTAGAGGAGCGCTATGGACTTGTGTTCTTTCGCCAGCAAGAGGACCAGGAGAAGGCCCTTGGCGCATCAAAGGGGAAGCTGTTTTTTGGCATGCAAATTGAGGTCATCATCTGGAATGGCCCTG AGACTGAAAGCGAGAATGAGTACCGGCCTCTGGATGAGAGGATAGACGAATTTCACCCCAAAGCCACACGAACTCTGTTTATTGGCAACCTGGAAAAGACCACCAGCTACCATGACCTTCTCAATATCTTTCAGCGTTTTGGGGAGATAGTG GATATTGACATCAAGAAAGTTAATGGTGCCCCTCAGTATGCCTTTCTACAGTACTGTGACATTGGCAGTGTTTGTAAGGCCATAACGAAGATGGATGGAGAGTACCTCTGCAACAATAGGCTAAAG CTGGGATTTGGAAAAAGCATGCCCACAACTTGTGTTTGGTTGGATGGTTTAGCCTCCAACATCACAGAGCAGTATCTCACTCGTCATTTCTGTCGTTATGGGCATGTTGTCAAG GTTGTATTTGACAGACCCAAAGGAATGGCCCTTATCCTGTATAAAAACATTGAATATGCACAGGCCGCTGTCAAAGAGACCAAGGGTTGGAAGATTGGTGGCAACAAAATTAAG GTGGACTTTGCCAATCAGGAAAGTCAGATGGCTTTCTATCGCTCAATGCAGGCATCTGGGCAGGACATTCGCGACTTCTATGAAATCCTATCTGAAGGAAG tgaTGAACGCAGGCCTCAATATGAGTTTGCAATTGAACGGCCATTCTTTGACAACAATGTGCGAACACCTGGAGGAGCCTTAATAGAAGACCCCCGTCGCAAGTTACCTGCCAGGAGCCGCGAGTCCTACACTGAATGGGACCCATACCAGGGAGATTTCTATGACCCACGTTACTTTGATGACCCGTGTGAATACAGAGATCACAGAGACCCCTATGAGCAGGACATCCGCAAATACAGTTACTTGCAGAGGGAGCGTGAGAGGGAGCGCTTTGAAACAGACCGTGAACGTGACCATGGGCGGAGGACAATTGAACACAGCCAGAGCCCTTCTCACCCTAATCGCCCTGTCAGTCCTAcagtgtccccctctctctctgagcgTCTACCAAGTGACTCTGATCGCCGCATTTGCTGTAGATCCTCAGAGCAAAGTGGCAGCTGCAGTTCACTCTCACCTCCAAGATTTGACAAGCCTGACAAGGAACACCCTGACCGGTATAATAAGAGTGATAAGCCAGAGAAGGAGAGATCCTTTGAAGTTGAACGTGGTATTGGCGGTGAAAAGGAAAGGCGGGCCGGGCGCAAGGAGAAGGGTGAAAAGGAGAAAGGCGAAAAGCTGAGGAAATTTAAGTTGCTATCTCCCAGTATTCCATCGCCTGAGACGGACCCTGAACTTGAAAGAGAAGGTAGTCCAGGCCTTCGAACCAAAGTCAGCAAGTTTCCTCCTAAGGAAAAAGAAGGCTCGGGCAAAGGACAGCTAGACCTACCACCTTGTGTGGTGCAGCTAACGCGTGtgaaggagaaggaaggaaaaTCGCTTGGTCATGCTGTCCTAGAAAAACAAAAACGTGGGAATGACAGTATTCGGCTTGAACCACCCTCAAGTGACCAGAACAGTCCTCCCTTTCACATAAAGCCTCAAAAAGGAGATATAATCAAGCATAGAAAGGTGCCCAAAGACAAAAACATGGCAAGACTGGTTGAAGTTGTAGAAAATGATGTTAAAATGAAAGCCAAAATACATATGAAAGCTGGCCCTGGGTTTGATGGTTCTAACTCTTTAGATGTTGACCGTCTAGCTGCACGAAAGAGGCGTTTTGAAGAATCCATGCTGAAGACCGATCGACTGAAGAGGGCCAGTCAGGAAGTGGAAGAGTGTGGTAGATTGGGACTCAGGAAGCCAGCTGAGGAGGAGAATGAGGGTGACAAGAGCCTATTGCAAATAGGGGTTCATAAGAAAGAGCATTGCAAGGTTAAATCTGAGAGACTTGTTACTGTTTTCAGTCCTAAAGATAAACAAGAGTCTGATATTGTCTCCATGGGAATGGGCCTTGGACTCAGTTTGGAACTTCAGTCACGACTTGGAGAGCCAACAGAAGATGAAACCGATCCATTAGACCCACCCTGTCTGAAAATTGAGTTTTGGGGATCAAAAATCCAGAGGAGTTCAAGTCTCATGAAAATCTCTGATGATGGGAGTCTTGACCAAGACGCATTCAAGGTACAGCCGCAAGAAGACAATGGTGGGCAGGGTGTAGGACTATACAAAAGCAGAGGGGAGACTGAGGAACGACTTGAGTCTGACATTGACCACTCTCAGAGCTGCCAAAAACAAATGGAACAGAGCCAATGGCTTTGGCAGAAGCTAGGAGAGCCTGACAAATCAGATAAAACTGAAAGCCCACAAGGCAGCAACACAGAGGACTTTGAACGTTGCAGTCTGTTGCATGAGGTAGGAAAATCACGTCAAGATGTCACACATGATTCTCCATCTAACAAACGTAAGAAATCTGATAGTTTTAACTTTGACTTGCTAAGTGCTAAGAGAGAACGACACTACAGGTCTTCCCAGGAATTAAATGAAGACCTTTGCCGGAGTGTCACAGCCTTTTCTGGCTCTGGTCACTTTTCCTCAAATGAAGTGTATGCTTCCCAGTTATCACAATCAGTTACCAATAAAGAGACTAAAGACTCTCCTAAAAAAGAGGACAAAGTCTACTCGCATGTAGATTCATTGAAATACAGCTTGGACGTGACACCCAATAGTCTCAGTTCCCCGAACACAGAATTTCCTAAGTCTAAGACAACATTGCTTGGGTGTGATGAGGAGCTACTTCAACGATGGGAGAGCGGAATCAAATCTGACTTCCTCAGAATGGACATGACCTTCCCCAGTAGCATTGTGAAACGTGAAAGCATTCGCAAACGTCTTGTGCGTGAACTAGAGCCTGGAGAAGTACAGTCAGATTCAGATCATGATGGGGAGAACAAAAACCACTCCACTAAGCCCAACACTTCACTGTCCTCTATCCTCAGGGAACGTGAAGAAAGGTTGACAGACCTGAATTTCTCAGGCTCCCTGGAGAAGAATAAGTTTTATTCTTTTGCATTAGACAAGACTATAACTCCAGACACAAAAGCACTTCTTGAGCGAGCCAAGTCATTGTCTTCCTCAAGGGAGGATAATTGGTCCTTTCTTGACAGAGACTCTTGCTTTGCAAGTCTTCACAGTAGATCAGACAAAGAAAAGGCAGAGTCTGCACCACGACCTATCCCGTCTTGgtacatgaagaagaagaagattcaTACTGACTCTGAAGGTAAACTGGATGCCAAAAAGGAGGACCCCAAAGCAGAGGATCAGCAACGGCAGGAGCTGTTTGCCTCTCGTTTTCTTCATAGTTCAATCTTTGAGCAAGATTCACGGCGATTGCAACATCTTGAGCGCAAAGATCCAGATCCTAAGTCGGGATTTGGTAGACATCTTTCCAAACAGGATTCTGTCGAAGGACAACCTGAGCCAAGAGGAGTGGACCTTCAAGAGCCCATAGTGCTTTTTCATAGCCGCTTTCTAGAGCTTCAACAACGGAAAGAGACCTCAAGGGACCACTTTCCACCAGACATTGAAAACGTTGATGTGGTTGATAAGAGTGAAGGAGAAGTTCAGAATGAACGACAAGAAGGGTCTTCCAAAGTTTCAGAGTTCATGCAGAAGGCTGATATTAAATCAGTCGGCTCTTCTCTCATCCTACCAATTTCATTGTTTCTTCCTTCACCCAGAGAGATATTGCCACAGCAGGAGAAAGAGGCTGTTTTAACTTCCTCATCTGAACAGACTGTCTCACCAATTAAAGAGGAAAAAGTGGAACATAATCGTGATTTGTCCCCACCCCAATCTCCTCCACTAGTAGAGATCCAACCACCATCCTCGATTGTAATCACACCCCTACGGTCTGTTCTTTCAGAGGCTGAGGTTAAAGttgaacctagagaggaactatgTGAACCCAAAGTTACAACTGAGAGCAATATTACAGTGGATCATGCGTCTTTCTTTGATGATAAGCTTCCCACTCCTGGTGCCTCATTAAGTTGTTTTGATGTAGAGGCTTCCGAATTCCCTTGCTCTGCTTCCCCTAAGATTGAAGAGAATATGAACATGGTAAAGATGGAGGTCCAACCACGGAAACCAGATTCTAAGGACTTTGATACACCTCAGAAATCTGAAGCTTCCCATGAGGTTCACATGCTAGTTTCAGAGGCTGAAATGAAACCAGCAAAGCCAATTCGCAAACAACCCAAGAGTAAAAGGGCTAAGCCAAATGTGTCCGAAACACAAATCCTGAAACCCCCCGAAACAGTTGTCTCTGAGAAACCAGTTACCCGAAAGAGTGAGCGAATTGACAGAGAGAAATTGAAAAGGTCTTCATCTCCACGAGGAGAAATATCATCAGAGCCTATAACCAAGTCACCAGTTCATGTCCTTGACCCTGAGAATGAATCAAGCCTATTCCTCGGAAGGACTAGACGCCGAAATGTTCGGTCTGTTTATGCCACACCATCTGAAGGGGAGGCCCAGCCACCAGGTAAAGAGGTGGTGGAGTATTCTCGCGCCACACGTAAACGTGGTGTTGACAAAGAACCAGTGCAGCAGCTGCAGCAGGACACATTGAACACATCTACTAACACAAGGCGAGGTCGCCCATCCAAGTCACGCAGGCGAGGGGAAGATGTGTCACCAGTGAAAGGAGACACACAGAAAGCAACCGAGGAAGACATTGATATCAAAGAGCCTGTGAACACTGGAGAGGGTTTAAGAATGTCTGAGGGGTGGCATTCACCCCGTATGCAGAAAGTGCAGACCGCTCAAGTGTCTTCACTTACTGGAACCTCTGTTGGCAGGAGAGCAAGTAGAGTAGACAAACAATCTGAGAGTGCAACATCAACAGGAGAGAAGTCGGGTGATAATACTGAAGAGCCTGAGCCCAAAACAAAAGATGAGTCTGAAGAAGCAGGGACATTATTAGAGGAAGCAAAGCAATGCTTGCCAACACAAAAAGACAAAGATCTAACTAATCAAATTGCAAAAAAGTTATCTGAAGGGGACATTGACAGGATAGAATCTACTCATGTAGAGAAAAGACAACAATCTGAAAAGAGTGGGAAAGTAAAAGCACCAAGGTTGACACAAAATGCCAAATTGGTGACAGAGGATAAATCGCATTGCTTGAGAAACTTTGAGATTCGTGTAAGCGTAGATGATGTGAAAGGGTTGCTTTGCTCTGGGGAGGATGAGTCTGAATCTTTTGAGACCACTGTTAAAAAGGCCAAACCAGGAACACCAGATAAAGAAGAAACAAGGACTCAGTATCTGAAAGAAGCAGCAGAACTCAGCCCAGAGGAAAGGGAAGTTCTATTAGACCCTGAACCACCGGTGGACCCAGCAGCCGCTCTTTTGGCACGTCAGATGGAACTGGAACGGGCAGTGGAGAATATTGCCAAACTTACAGTTGAGAAACCTATTCAACCCTATAAGGAACCACCTGCAGAGCCACGTACCCCACTGCCCCCTGTCACTGTAGAAATGGAGGGGGAGAAGTCTGCTAATCCTGCCAGTGAAACCGAACTGGCTGCTGCCATTGATTCCATTACTGCTGAAGACATACCTACTGATACAGATGGGTTCACAGCTCCTCCCACTTACACTGCACTTGTTCCTACCCCAGAGCCCCTGGTCTCCCTCTCTGCCGATTATGTTTTGGAACCAGAAAAACACGTTATTGACCCAGACCCAGAGATGGGAGTTCTGATTCCCAGTGTCAAGCCCTTGATGCCAGATGCTAAAGCCTCTGAATCATCTGTTTCTGGGGCCTCTGCCCAAGATGATTCCCCTTCACCAGAAACACTCAAGATAACAGGGAAAGCAGTCAGAGCTAAGACTCCAAAGAGGTCCAGGGGACGGAAGGCTTGTATCAACAGGAAGGGAGAGACTGCTGAAGATGTACCAGAAGCTGAGACCTCCCCTATCAAGCCAACAGAGTCCATTCCTGAAGACATGGAAATAATCAACTCTAAGGCAGCTACTGCTACAGCAACAGTGGATGTCACATGCACCATGACTGTGGACACCCCTAAGGAGGCAGAACAACCTGCTGTGGAACAACCCGTACCTGAAGAATCTGCCTTTCACGCTAGCACCAAGAGTCCTCCTCATTTCAAAAAGTTACAACTATCAGCAGTAGCCCCTGCTCTTTCTTCATCCCTTGCGCTCAAACCATATCCAACCCAATTGAATGTCCCTCCACCCCACCCCGGCACAATGCCTGTTTCACCAGACTGGCTTCCCAGATCTGAAGAAAGTAGAATTCATGCTACTCCTGCAATTCAAGTTAATGTAGTCACTCCCTCTGCACAAGCAGTAACTGCACTTGGGAACCAGTCAGCAAATCCACCCATGCCTCCTGATACTAAGGCATCGGATATTGACCCTAGCTCCAGCACTCTAAGAAAGATCCTCATGGAGCCCAAATATGTATCAGCATCAAACAGCAATGCCATCCCTACTACAGTCTTAACGACAACGCTGACAGACATTCGCATGTCAGAGAATGAGAACTCGTCTGACACAATGACCGCTTGGAACAAGCATCTTAAAGACAGAACCTCGCCTTTGATACCACATCCCACTTTTCAAAAACCTTCCCCGCTCACAGAGACCCAGCAGAACTTTGGAGAGAAGATAGTCCATTCAGTAATTTCTTCGCCTACTACCTCTGTCATCAGCCGGATTCCAATGCCCTATGATACTGAGGAAGCACCTCGAATCTCCCTAAGTAACCGTAATGCTGGCCTATCTTTACCCAAACAGAAATTCGGATCAAGTATGAACGAGAACAATCGTTACCATGGAGTGGATGCGGCAGAGGATTTGAACAGCAGAGGATGGTCTGTAGTTGAGAGCACACCCTACAACACAGACTCCAGTCATGGCCTCAGGGTGAATACATCACAGGGTGTGGTAGTACTAAGTTACTCAGGGCAAAAAACAGAGGGACCTCAACGGATCAGCGCCAAAATTAGCCAGATCCCACCAGCCAGTGCAGTTGACATAGAGTTCCAGCAGTCTGTCTCTAAATCTCAGATTAAGCAAGAACCGCTTACTCCATCCCAGCCTTCCACCCCCAAGGGACCCCTGACACCCACAGGGTACGGACACCCTGGGGTACTCTTAACTGGCCAGTCATACAATTTTCAGCCTGTCATCTCCACTATTAAGCAGGAGAGTCCTGGTTCTGACAAGTCAGAGTCGTCATATCACACTGGACTTCAGGGTAGCACAGTAATGATGATTCAACCAAAGATGGTTCAACAACCGGTTACAAGTCCTCAAGTATTGATGTACAAAAAAGGGCTTGGAGTAGAATCTATACCAATGCTGGCGGATATGGCAAAGGCACACCAGACATCCAACCTCAGTCCAATCATGAATCCACATCACCCATCTTTGACTGGAAACCGTATGAGTCCTAGTCCCAGTACCCCAACTGATCAGTCAGTCCCACACCTCAAGCAAGAGCCCTACTCCCCTCGAACAACAGGCCACTCACCTTTTGCCAAAGTTTGCCCTCCCAGCAACTCAATGTCCCCCCATGGCAGCTCTATGGTTTTGCATCCTGGTATGCCTGAGATGTCTCTGTACATCTCCAGTATGCACCACCCCCACCCAGAGCAGTCTGTTATCATGACCCCAGTGTCGCATAGCGTCACCCAGTCAGTGTCTATGGGTCGCCTCTCTCACGGCGAGGTCAGGATGAACACCCCACACCTTTCTGGAATGAATTACGGAAGACGGACGGATTTCCTACCATCTTCCCACACTGGGCCCCCTCAGCGCTCCAACATGCCAGCCGTGATCAGAGACATGGTGGTGCAGTCCCACGTGGGCCCCACTCGGGGAGCCTCAGACTGCAGCGTCGAGGAGGACATAAGGCACTACCACCAGGGGCTGTGCAGATCCTCTACACCCCAGCTCCAATCAGATGTGATGATGATGCAGGCAGAGAAACGGAGAGGGCTGCATCACGCAGGTCTATGTCTGGACCAGTACAGCATGGCCTCCCGAGACATCAGAGACATACGGGACATGCGCATCCTGATGCACCATCAGCTAGGAGAGCACGCCATCGCAGAGGGACGTCAGTCACGAACTCCTGAGGCAAGAGCAACCTCAATTAGCAACATCTCTGCTGCTTCCAATAGTCCCTTGGTTGGAAAAGGCATGACACAGATGGGGAAGGAGACTCCTAAACCATTGGAAGCAAATATGTCTCACCCACCTCATACCGAGAGCAGCAGGATCATGGGGGTCCATTCATCCGTCCCTGTTATGGTgtctcctcatcatcatcctcaaGGGGTTCAGCTGATTCATCCAGGCGGCGCTGGCTCCTTCCCAGTGTACAGGGATATGCGGGGCTTCCACTCCCAGTTTTCCAGTCACTCTTCGATGGGATTTAACCTGGCTTCCCGCGGCATCACACCTTCCCAG GATGCTGATCTCAGCCACAGGGGAATGCTGTCTCAGTCACTATCTGCTGGGTCACTTGGTGGAGGATGTGAAACCAAATCGGACAACTCCCACCTCCGTCACACAACCTCCATGGACCTATCCCACATGCCCCGGATACAGAGGGACACCATTTCACCCTCTTATACGtctcccatgtctctctcccacaAGCAAGAGCTAGTTCTGCAGAAGGGCCCACCAGTCTTCATGTCGAGCCCTCCAGCAGCACCCCTCTCAGGTTCCTCGGAGTTGCGCCCCGAGGGTAAACTGGGGCACTCAGGATACCGGTCCGTCGATATGGTGCAGCTTTTAACG ACATACCCCATAGTGTGGCAAGGCCTGATGGCACTGAAGAGTGACTCAGTTGCCGTGCAGCTCCACTTTGTCTCTGGCAACAATGTGCTGGCTCACCACTCACTGCCGCCCCTGGAGGGAGGTGCCCCACTCCGCATTGCACAGAGGATGAGACTGGAAGCGTCCCAGCTGGAGGGCGTGGCTCGCAGGATGATG GTGGAGAATGACTACTGCCTCTTGCTAGCTCTGCCATGTGGACGAGATCAGGAGGACGTTCACAGCCAGACTCTTCTCTTGAAAGGAGGCTTCATCACCTACCTACAGAAAAAACAGGCAGCTGGGATCATCAACGTCCCCAACCCCGGCTCTAATCAG CCGGCATATGTGGTGCAGATTTTCCCACCGTGTGAGTTCTCAGAGAGCCATCTGTGCCGGCTTGCCCCCGACCTTCTCAACAGTATCTCCAGCATCTCCCCTCACCTCATGATTGTCATTGCCTCCGTGTAA